A stretch of DNA from Cottoperca gobio chromosome 18, fCotGob3.1, whole genome shotgun sequence:
CTCGCACTGCTAGTGATGGGGGGAAAGGTGAGGATGGGATGACAGGAACCATACCGCTCCCAGGGCCATGCTCTAGCCCCTCCACAAATGGCTCTTGCGCCACTACCCCAATCCTCAGGTCAAAGTCAGCCCGTTCAGCCCCCACCACAGCTGCTAAAACTCCTCTTGGGTTGATGCGTTCCATCTCCACCCCAGCGCCCTCCCCAGCTCCAAGCCTCTCCTCTAGCTCTGGGCATGGCTCTGAGTTTGGAGGCGTAACATCTGCTGGTGCTGGTCCTGGTGCCTACAGTCGTGTCCCCTCCCATCACGCCTCTGTCTCGGGCTCACCCAGTGACTATGGCTCCTCAGACGAGTATGGCTCTAGTCCTGGGGATCCCACGCTCCTCCCCTCCCCGAGCCTTCCCGGAAGCTCTGTTGGTAGCACCGGCAGCCAGTCCCTTGGTGAAGAGGGAGCCAACTATATCCTAATGGGGCAACGTAGTGGTGGCAGTGGTAATGGCAGTAACCAAGGGAGCTTCACATCCAGCTCCCTTCCAGCACCTGGAACACCTGCCTGTGGCTCCCAGCCCCAGACCAGGAGAGTGCTGCGCCGCTCCTCCAGCCGTGAATGTGAAGCTGAACGTAGGGTGCTGAGCAAGCGGGCTTCATTACCTCCCATGGCCCTGGAGAGGCTGGCACCTCGTCAGCGCAGAGCTGAGGAGCCAGCAGATGAAGATTCGGCCGATTATGCCATCATGTCCAGGAGCACCAGCCGCGAGTCCTTTGCTTCCACCTCCTCTTCAATACCAAGGGAATCTGTCATTGGTGCTGGgtcagcagggggggggggaggttacTTGGATGTAACGGGTGAGTTTAAAAGTGAAGTGGGTGGAGCAGCCAGTGGTAGTTTAGATATAGGTGTGGACAATGGGTACATGTCCATGCTGCCTGGCGTCACTCAGCCTCCAGTATCCCTGTCGCAATCATTAGCTGTCTCTGTCCCGGACTCAGATTCTAAACCTGCTGATGACTACATGGCTATGACCCCAAACAACAGTGTGTCCCCACCACAGCAGATCCGGCCTCCACCAGCTTCTGATGGCTATATGATAATGTCCCCCAATAGCAGCTGCTCCCCTGACCAGCGTGGAGGTCTCTCTGGAGGAGCTTGGGTGGGCAGTGGTAGTGCAGACAGCAGGGCAGGTAGTGACTATATGAATATGTCTCCAATCAGTGCACGTTCTGCAAATGGCAGCCCCCCACCACCTGAGCACACTTGTCATTTGGAGACCAGTTCTCAACAGCAAGCACCTAAAATGGTGTATTCCTACTATTCCCTTCCCCGCTCATACAAACATAATCCCTCTGCTGGACACTTTGACGATGGGCCCGGACGAGGCAGAAGGCCCAATGGGAGTTGTAGTAGGGGAATGGGTGGAGGTAGGACTATGGGAACGTGTCAGGAGCAAATGGCATCAGGCAATTCAGTGGTTGGACGCCACCTGTcactttcctcttcctcataCTCCTCCAGCTCAGCCAGCAGCGAGAGCCTCGGGGAGAGTGAGGACCGAGCTACCCATGCAGTGAGCATGGCTGGGGGACCTCAGTCCCTTGATGGTAGTAAGCTCCAACAGAGACGGGGCTCTGGTGGATTGGCTAAGCAGGGTAGCCATAGTAGGAACAGACCAGTGAGCCTGTTTGTTGATGTATCTAAGGCAAACACCCTTCCCAGGGTTCGTGAGAACCCCCTGCCCCCAGAACCTAAGAGCCCTGGGGAGTATGTAAGCATTGAGTTTAAGGGGGAGAAGAGCAGCCAGACTGGGGTTGGAGGAGGGCGCGGCAGGGGTCTCAGGCATGGCTTTTCACTGCCTCATGGCTCAACCAGCAAGCATCCTCAACACAGGCCAACTTCTTGCTTAGGGAATTTTATCCCCCTCTCTCGTAGCCCCTCGGCCCCCATTACTCCCCCATCTGCCTCCGAGTATGTCAACATGGACTTGGGGCCTTCTCCGTGTCCCTCACCACTCCTCCTTGCTCCACTAGTTTTCCCCCCTTTCCACACACCTCCTACGCCACCAACTCTCGCTCATATCCCCAAAGCCTGTGATGAGGGTACTACTGGCCCTCGTGAAGAGGGGGCAGAAGTGGCTGAAGCCCCACTTAGGAAAAGCAAGGAAAGTGTCCCATCAGTGTCTGAGTTCCCAACATCCTGTGGAGACTACACAGTGATGGCCTTCAGCTTAAATAGCAACACCGTCCCTAGGTCATCATCCAGTATCTCCCCAAAATCCCCTTCCCCCACCAGAACTGATCCATCAGTTCCAGTGCTATCACGGGGTCTAGACTTCCCCCTAGCCAAAGCCGGACCGAACCCAGACCACGGGGCTAAAGTTATCAGGGCCGACCCccaaggacgcagacgacactgCTCAGAAACCTTCCTTGCCTCGCCTTCCCTCCCCACCTCTACCtctacttcctcttcctccactgcCTCCCTCTTTCCAGAACATGCTCAAGCTGTGGCCCGCCGGCTGGGCTTTGAAAGCATGCTGTGGGGAAATGGTGCTGTGACTGATAACCCCACTCAGTTCGCCCTCCCTGGACAGCAGTCCCTTCCCACAAACACTCAGACTTCGTCCACAGAGCAAGGCCTTAACTACATAGACTTGGACTTGGCCAACAAAGAGGGCCCCCATTTGGGTCTGGATGGACCCTCAGGTACCCAGGCCCCCTCCCGCCTCTTCTCTGTACTGGGTGGAGGTTCTGGGGTCGGGGGAGTGGGTGCAGCCGttggcagcagcaacagcagcagcagcagcagctcaacaCTCAACACTTACGCCAGCATTGACTTCTACAAATCAGAGGAGCTGCGGACGCATCAAAATGGAAACAAGGAGGGAACAGGTAAGACTTGCctttattcttttaaaacacatttgtaagaCTGTTTAGCATTATGTCTCTTTTAGCTTTcacttcacacagacacattctgtgatctctctctccttttctcttcctaCTGGTGCTCTGTGACATTATTcatgtggaaataaatatgCTTTCAAGATAATCCAATGGAGCTCAGCCTCCCTTTCCATATCTGCTTCTAATCAGACTTCACCTGGCGCCAGATTAGAATTTAGACACCAGTCTGATTTGTATGACTGTCTGCTTAATCCACAACGTAAAATATAGATTGTCTGCTCTGACAATTCATAAATGCATTTCCCTCTCTGGGGCTTTGTGTACTGCTAAAGGCATATACACACCTTTTACCTTATGCGAGTTTGTAAGATGCTAAAGGCCAGACAACCTTTTGGGATATCTATGAATATCAATATTCTGAAAATGACTATTGATCAAGGCTTCCTTTTTGTGTTTGAGTGGAGATTCAGGAGACGTTTGTTATACATATATGACAAGCGGCAGAATCCTTCTGCTCCACATGAGCCATTGTTTTCCAATGAGGAGAGCTGTCGCAAACAACTCACCACTGTCATAGTCTTAGCAAAGGAAACCATTCAGACCTACCATTGAAGCATTCTACGCCAAGTTCATTaaagttgaactttgaccttttttttttcggTTGACCTGTTAACCTAAAATCCTCTAATGTGacatgagaagaagaaagcaatgGAGGAGAAAATGATTCTCCCATTAATCACATTTCAGATGTTATTTTATGAGTTTCCAGAACGCTACTACTTTTAAATGATGATGACTTTATGAAGGAAAGTATGCAAGCATTCAagtgaggttgccaggtttgtAGATGTGGCTATAAGAATATTGTTTACTTTGATTTGTACGTCGCTTAATCCAAGCTGAAAGCTGTGGTTGTTTAGTTTGGCTGACtacatggcttttttttttttttttttctgtggtcGCATATTAGAATGCATCCACAAAAATCTACTTTTTTGTTAGTAAGGGAGTTCAATAAGACCAGATGAtacattttcattgtatttcaaTTATTACTGTGTGGGGCAATTCTCTCTAGCTGTGGGGGACCACCACAGCTAAACAATGCCCCAACTAGGTCACTGTGAGACGTTTCCTCACAGATAAACATTCTCTTTGAGCCACTGTCTGCACTGAATTGGCCCGTTAAGAAATAGACGCCTGCAGTCTAAGCAGATAGAGCAGCATTTAAATGGAGTTGTGGATTTATATGCATCAGTAAAACACTCAGTAGTCTTACTTAACCTTCCACAGCCGGGCTCTTGTGATGAATGCATCCTGCCAAGCCTTGTTGTTTATGTAGCCCCGCTAGCTTCCACATGATTTGTACCGAAGGTTGTGTCAGACTTAAACCTCATGGGTTTCTGTGGCAAACATTTCATAGCCTGGCTCCACAGTTGGATTTAATGAAGAATTTGAGGCATTAGCAAAAATGTATCTTGGGATCCTGCGGTGAGTGCAGCACGACTGAGCGCAACAGTTGGTTTTTGTATATCACATATGGAAATGAACCATGGGGCTGCATCCATACATCGCCGTGTTGGTTTTATTGGGAAGTGGAGGCCATGTTGGTGTAagtattttgaatataaaagCTAGCTGGCTACCACAGTGGGACCATATGGGCTCTGGCTGCTGAGTATGTCAGCGGGGCAGTGTGGGGGAGAATGTTACACATTGGCTGTGAATGTTGAGATGGGGCCAGTGTTTCACTCACACAGCTCTCAAATGCCTCTGTACAGTGTTCCCCCTCCTTTCATCCCTCTATACCGCCTccccctctttcctcctccaataaatgatccttttgTTCAAGTGTTTTTGCCGCGGTGGGCCAGCGGGCCTCAGCAAGGCCGAGCCCCAAGACTAGTGGACTATCCTGAAACTGTTTTCTCTTGCAGTCCATAATTCTTGGCCTTTCTATCTTGCTTTCTTGCTTATTTTCTATCTTTATCTCTTTATTGCTGTCTTTGTTTGTCTATTTGACTACTTGTCCTCGCACTTGTTCATTCTCTGACAGTCTTTGTCCTCATCTGACATCCAGTCTGACAGATTTTTGAAATTCCTTCCCTCCCTTCACTACACATACTGTTgaatttttttttctcacaaaaACCTCTCTTGTGTTTACGCCTTCTGTCTTCCTTCCTTTTCACATTgtgtttccctctctcctttaaATGCTCGAGACACTTAAAAATAGATTTTGGTGTCGCCCCGAGACGTTTTCCCTTTTGCTATAGAGCAAACGGCAACCAGAGAAAGACGgacaaaagcaaaaaatgaaAAGCGAAAATACAGAGACGGTACATGGCAACCAGTCTATCCGTTACTACAAACAAAATACAGTCCAGAAACGATTAATTATCTTGTCTGTGTGGATCCTGTGTGCTTTTTTAAAAATAGTTCTGATCTGCTGTAATTACAGAGATGTTTTACCCAACAGGAACCAGCTTGCATCGGaaaatactgtgtgtatgtctcagAGCTGCATACTTTTGGCACAGAGGGCTAAAGGCTACATTTGAACATCAGTAGTGGGACATGTGCCAAAAACAACCCTATTTGACGCCAGCTATGTAATGCTTAAAAAAACTCTTATGATTTAGATAATGAGGGAAAGCAGGGTGATCTTTTCACTCCAAATGACGTCCCTTAGACGTAAAATGAAATCTGCCACGATTGTGACGTGAACATTTTAAGGCTGCGTGTCTTTGTGTAGAAAACATGAGTCTGTGTTGATGTGTCTTCCTTTTCATGAAGTTCAGCCAAAGTGTGAGAGACTGTCATGCGGGTATTTCACTTTGAGTGCGTGGTGTTGTTTCCCACATAATGCGCTAGTGTTGTGACCTTCAAAAGAATGGAGTGAAACATAAGTTTAGGAAGTGGAGAGGATTTTTTTATCagataaaatgttaatttgattAAATCATCCATAATTCCCACAATCTCCTCcagaaaacaattattatcCACGCTTCCAGTCAAATATAACCCAagatgtaatacatttaaaactttcCTTTGATGATTTAATAATTAAACTGAGTGTATTTACTGAGTCCATGttgtagaaaagaaaagtacacaTACATTCGTTTGGTGCTGGGTGTGTAATCTAGGTTAGACTAACAGCACTAGTAGTGTTATGTAAAACACAACCACGTGGACGTGGGACGTGACCCCCGATAGGGTGAGACTCAGGGCacagtgtgtgtcggtgtgtgcaCTTGTTCATctgttgtgctttttttcttttttttttcaacgtTGTTTTGTGCCATGTGCAGGAGGCTCATATTTATACAGAGTGTAAAATGCACACAGATGTGAAGCCAAAGCAGCAGGAGTGAACCTGTGGAGGACAAAACCAGACAAACCTTTAAGTAcattcacacataaacacaatcaCGTTGGTTTATTAAGaatttttaatctatttttgtattttcaccaGCTTTTATTTCCTATCaatttagcatttatttatttaacgtgacccaatttttttttacagcaagGGAGATGAGGCTAAAAGATAGACAGCAATGCATTTAGTTAAAGCTAGATAAAAGCATGATATTAgatttaaactatttattagCCTCCCAGACTTTAGTATTCGACTTGTATTATCGACTGTATGGATATGGACAAGACGGGAGGTACACCCCCTGCTTCTTATGATTACATAATCCATATTAAGATGGAAATTAGCTTGGATTTCTCCGCATTGCAACTTTCCTTCATTAGCCTAATTACAGCATTACACAAGTGATTTGCCCCCACGGGAAGATGCAGCACAACCTGCGTAGTTACACGAGGACAGCAGAGATTCCTTTTCCTCGCCAGTTCGAGTAAACAAAATAATTCTGTGTTTTATCTAATATTGTttccaaacatttacaaaggTTTCTTCCAAAGTGGAGGAGGATCTTTTCACGGGGGAAGGTTTGTTTCTGTTAAAGTCTGGGACGTTTAGTTCTCTGAAGTCCGGCTTGCTTTGTTTGGGTGGTCTGTTCGGGGAGTCGGCGAACTCACACTGCACATAGCAACAACTCTCCTCTGTTTGGGTTTTTAGGGAGTTTTGAAGGTTGTCCGTGTATGCGTGCATGCGTGTCCGTCCCCACCGCACACATGTGTTTACTAGAGGACTCCAAGTACGAGATGTTTTTTCCCACTGACTTCAAGCACACGGACCATGTGATGAGGTCAGCTGCGTGCGCCTCTGCGGCAGCATCAACTCATTACGGGCCCTCGCCTCTGTCCAATTAGGCGAGACCGAGGGCTCGAGGAGTAATCTGAGTTGaatcctaacacacacacacacacacacacacacacacatatacacagctTTGTGACGGGACCGCACATGGAGCAGCTCCAAAAAGAAATCCTGGTGAAGCCCGGTTTCTCACAGGACTTTACTGCTTTATTCTGCTATCAGCTGTGTGCAGAGATTTAAACAAACCTGCATGAGCCCATTTTAAAGTCTGCAGCGCTAGAATAGAGGACAG
This window harbors:
- the LOC115023495 gene encoding insulin receptor substrate 1-B: MSVVMESLAVDVQSYEDVRKSGYLRKQKSMHRRYFVLRAASERGPARLEYYESEKKFRGKAPVPKKAVALETCFNINKRADSKNKHMIVLYTRAESFAIAAENEADQDEWYQAMVGLQCKSKNPTDIEEGGDYGVPNPGPAFKEVWQVKVWPKGLGQAKNLVGIYRLCLTDKTVNFVKLNSDAAAVVLQLMNVRRCGHSENFFFVEVGRSAVTGPGEFWMQVDDSVVAQNMHETLLEAMKALSEEFRQRSKSQSNSGPGGGATASNPISVPSRRHHPNPPPSQVGFTRRPRTEPSGGANSVAGVSSANASPTPRHSFPRSRTASDGGKGEDGMTGTIPLPGPCSSPSTNGSCATTPILRSKSARSAPTTAAKTPLGLMRSISTPAPSPAPSLSSSSGHGSEFGGVTSAGAGPGAYSRVPSHHASVSGSPSDYGSSDEYGSSPGDPTLLPSPSLPGSSVGSTGSQSLGEEGANYILMGQRSGGSGNGSNQGSFTSSSLPAPGTPACGSQPQTRRVLRRSSSRECEAERRVLSKRASLPPMALERLAPRQRRAEEPADEDSADYAIMSRSTSRESFASTSSSIPRESVIGAGSAGGGGGYLDVTGEFKSEVGGAASGSLDIGVDNGYMSMLPGVTQPPVSLSQSLAVSVPDSDSKPADDYMAMTPNNSVSPPQQIRPPPASDGYMIMSPNSSCSPDQRGGLSGGAWVGSGSADSRAGSDYMNMSPISARSANGSPPPPEHTCHLETSSQQQAPKMVYSYYSLPRSYKHNPSAGHFDDGPGRGRRPNGSCSRGMGGGRTMGTCQEQMASGNSVVGRHLSLSSSSYSSSSASSESLGESEDRATHAVSMAGGPQSLDGSKLQQRRGSGGLAKQGSHSRNRPVSLFVDVSKANTLPRVRENPLPPEPKSPGEYVSIEFKGEKSSQTGVGGGRGRGLRHGFSLPHGSTSKHPQHRPTSCLGNFIPLSRSPSAPITPPSASEYVNMDLGPSPCPSPLLLAPLVFPPFHTPPTPPTLAHIPKACDEGTTGPREEGAEVAEAPLRKSKESVPSVSEFPTSCGDYTVMAFSLNSNTVPRSSSSISPKSPSPTRTDPSVPVLSRGLDFPLAKAGPNPDHGAKVIRADPQGRRRHCSETFLASPSLPTSTSTSSSSTASLFPEHAQAVARRLGFESMLWGNGAVTDNPTQFALPGQQSLPTNTQTSSTEQGLNYIDLDLANKEGPHLGLDGPSGTQAPSRLFSVLGGGSGVGGVGAAVGSSNSSSSSSSTLNTYASIDFYKSEELRTHQNGNKEGTEC